The following are from one region of the Lynx canadensis isolate LIC74 chromosome D4, mLynCan4.pri.v2, whole genome shotgun sequence genome:
- the UAP1L1 gene encoding UDP-N-acetylhexosamine pyrophosphorylase-like protein 1 isoform X3: MASERDVRARLQRAGQEHLLRFCAELAPGPRAALLAELEALEPEALREHCQRAAAACACPPGPEPGLAARLRPLPPERVGSASRCDPETRRLWEEEGFHQIALSKVAVLLLAGGQGTRLGVSYPKGMYQVGLPSGKSLYQLQAERIRRVEQLASERSGTQCAIPWYIMTSEFTLEPTARFFKEHDFFHLDPNSVIMFEQRMLPAVTFDGRAILEKKDKVAMAPDGNGGLYRALSDHQILEDMERRGVEFVHVYCVDNILVRLADPVFVGFCVLRGADCGAKVVEKASPEEPVGVVCQVDGVPQVVEYSEISPETARLRGPDGSLLYHLGNICNHFFTRGFLWAVVSEFEPLLKPHVAVKKVPYVDEEGNLVKPLKPNGIKLEKFVFDVFPFAKNFVAFEVSREEEFSPLKNAASAAGDNPTTTRRALLLQHYRWALQAGAHFLDACGARLPELPSLPSSGEPPAICEISPLVSYSGEALEAYLQGREFPSPLILDENRARALQP, translated from the exons ATGGCTTCGGAGCGGGACGTGCGCGCCCGGCTGCAGCGCGCGGGCCAGGAACACCTGCTGCGCTTCTGCGCCGAGCTGGCTCCGGGGCCGCGCGCCGCGCTCCTGGCCGAGCTGGAGGCGCTGGAGCCCGAGGCGCTGCGCGAGCACTGCCAGCGCGCGGCTGCGGCCTGCGCGTGCCCCCCGGGCCCGGAGCCCGGCCTGGCCGCGCGCCTGCGGCCCCTGCCCCCTGAGCGCGTGGGCAGCGCGAGCCGGTGCGACCCTGAGACGCGGCGGCTCTGGGAGGAGGAAG GTTTCCACCAGATCGCCCTGAGCAAGGTGGCTGTGCTGCTGCTGGCTGGTGGGCAGGGCACGCGCCTAGGCGTGAGCTACCCCAAGGGCATGTATCAGGTGGGGCTGCCCAGCGGGAAGAGCCTGTACCAGTTGCAGGCAGAACGGATTCGGCGGGTGGAGCAGCTGGCCAGCGAGCGCAGCGGGACCCAGTGCGCCATACCCTG GTACATCATGACGAGTGAGTTCACGCTGGAGCCCACCGCCAGGTTCTTCAAGGAGCACGACTTCTTCCACCTGGACCCCAACAGCGTGATCATGTTTGAGCAGCGCATGCTGCCTGCTGTGACCTTTGATGGCAGGGCCATCCTGGAGAAGAAAGACAAGGTTGCCATGGCCCCAG ATGGCAACGGAGGGCTGTACCGCGCACTGTCAGACCACCAGATTCTAGAGGACATGGAGCGTCGGGGAGTGGAGTTCGTGCACGTGTACTGTGTGGACAACATTCTCGTGCGGCTGGCTGACCCTGTCTTCGTCGGCTTTTGCGTGCTGCGCGGCGCAGACTGTGGGGCCAAG GTGGTGGAAAAGGCGTCCCCGGAGGAGCCGGTGGGGGTGGTGTGCCAGGTGGACGGAGTCCCTCAGGTGGTGGAGTACAGCGAGATCAGCCCCGAGACCGCACGGCTTCGCGGGCCCGATGGGAGCCTCCTCTACCACCTGGGCAACATCTGCAACCACTTTTTCACTCGAGGCTTCCTCTGGGCTGTCGTCAG tgagtttgagcccttgcTGAAGCCACACGTGGCTGTGAAGAAGGTCCCGTACGTGGATGAGGAGGGAAATCTGGTAAAGCCGCTAAAACCAAATGGGATAAAGCTGGAGAAGTTTGTGTTTGATGTGTTCCCGTTCGCTAA GAACTTCGTGGCCTTCGAAGTGTCTCGGGAGGAGGAGTTTTCTCCTCTGAAGAATGCTGCCTCGGCTGCCGGCGACAACCCCACCACGACTCGGCGCGCCCTGCTCCTGCAGCATTACCGCTGGGCCCTGCAGGCAGGGGCCCACTTTCTGGACGCGTGTGGGGCGCGGCtccctgagctgcccag CTTGCCCAGCAGCGGAGAGCCTCCTGCCATCTGTGAGATCTCGCCTTTGGTATCATACTCTGGAGAG GCTCTGGAGGCGTATCTGCAAGGCCGGGAGTTCCCATCCCCGCTGATCCTGGATGAGAACCGGGCCAGGGCTCTGCAGCCCTGA
- the UAP1L1 gene encoding UDP-N-acetylhexosamine pyrophosphorylase-like protein 1 isoform X1, with protein MASERDVRARLQRAGQEHLLRFCAELAPGPRAALLAELEALEPEALREHCQRAAAACACPPGPEPGLAARLRPLPPERVGSASRCDPETRRLWEEEGFHQIALSKVAVLLLAGGQGTRLGVSYPKGMYQVGLPSGKSLYQLQAERIRRVEQLASERSGTQCAIPWYIMTSEFTLEPTARFFKEHDFFHLDPNSVIMFEQRMLPAVTFDGRAILEKKDKVAMAPDGNGGLYRALSDHQILEDMERRGVEFVHVYCVDNILVRLADPVFVGFCVLRGADCGAKVVEKASPEEPVGVVCQVDGVPQVVEYSEISPETARLRGPDGSLLYHLGNICNHFFTRGFLWAVVSEFEPLLKPHVAVKKVPYVDEEGNLVKPLKPNGIKLEKFVFDVFPFAKNFVAFEVSREEEFSPLKNAASAAGDNPTTTRRALLLQHYRWALQAGAHFLDACGARLPELPSNAGHVSGLEKETTEPPPKSRCSGGPVRATCRAEGCLPAQVRADQSSQGQFAEGSGGAVEGSGAEKRSMGAGPGKASPRAYTLEQALTRGLPQLAQQRRASCHL; from the exons ATGGCTTCGGAGCGGGACGTGCGCGCCCGGCTGCAGCGCGCGGGCCAGGAACACCTGCTGCGCTTCTGCGCCGAGCTGGCTCCGGGGCCGCGCGCCGCGCTCCTGGCCGAGCTGGAGGCGCTGGAGCCCGAGGCGCTGCGCGAGCACTGCCAGCGCGCGGCTGCGGCCTGCGCGTGCCCCCCGGGCCCGGAGCCCGGCCTGGCCGCGCGCCTGCGGCCCCTGCCCCCTGAGCGCGTGGGCAGCGCGAGCCGGTGCGACCCTGAGACGCGGCGGCTCTGGGAGGAGGAAG GTTTCCACCAGATCGCCCTGAGCAAGGTGGCTGTGCTGCTGCTGGCTGGTGGGCAGGGCACGCGCCTAGGCGTGAGCTACCCCAAGGGCATGTATCAGGTGGGGCTGCCCAGCGGGAAGAGCCTGTACCAGTTGCAGGCAGAACGGATTCGGCGGGTGGAGCAGCTGGCCAGCGAGCGCAGCGGGACCCAGTGCGCCATACCCTG GTACATCATGACGAGTGAGTTCACGCTGGAGCCCACCGCCAGGTTCTTCAAGGAGCACGACTTCTTCCACCTGGACCCCAACAGCGTGATCATGTTTGAGCAGCGCATGCTGCCTGCTGTGACCTTTGATGGCAGGGCCATCCTGGAGAAGAAAGACAAGGTTGCCATGGCCCCAG ATGGCAACGGAGGGCTGTACCGCGCACTGTCAGACCACCAGATTCTAGAGGACATGGAGCGTCGGGGAGTGGAGTTCGTGCACGTGTACTGTGTGGACAACATTCTCGTGCGGCTGGCTGACCCTGTCTTCGTCGGCTTTTGCGTGCTGCGCGGCGCAGACTGTGGGGCCAAG GTGGTGGAAAAGGCGTCCCCGGAGGAGCCGGTGGGGGTGGTGTGCCAGGTGGACGGAGTCCCTCAGGTGGTGGAGTACAGCGAGATCAGCCCCGAGACCGCACGGCTTCGCGGGCCCGATGGGAGCCTCCTCTACCACCTGGGCAACATCTGCAACCACTTTTTCACTCGAGGCTTCCTCTGGGCTGTCGTCAG tgagtttgagcccttgcTGAAGCCACACGTGGCTGTGAAGAAGGTCCCGTACGTGGATGAGGAGGGAAATCTGGTAAAGCCGCTAAAACCAAATGGGATAAAGCTGGAGAAGTTTGTGTTTGATGTGTTCCCGTTCGCTAA GAACTTCGTGGCCTTCGAAGTGTCTCGGGAGGAGGAGTTTTCTCCTCTGAAGAATGCTGCCTCGGCTGCCGGCGACAACCCCACCACGACTCGGCGCGCCCTGCTCCTGCAGCATTACCGCTGGGCCCTGCAGGCAGGGGCCCACTTTCTGGACGCGTGTGGGGCGCGGCtccctgagctgcccag CAATGCAGGTCACGTTTCGGGACTGGAAAAGGAAACGACAGAGCCACCACCTAAATCGCGCTGCTCAGGGGGACCTGTGCGGGCTACCTGCAGGGCTGAGGGGTGTCTTCCAGCCCAGGTCAGAGCTGATCAGTCAAGTCAGGGGCAGTTTGCCGAGGGCTCTGGGGGTGCCGTGGAAGGGAGTGGTGCTGAGAAAAGATCTATGGGAGCTGGGCCAGGCAAGGCCAGCCCCAGGGCATACACCCTGGAGCAGGCGCTGACACGTGGGCTCCCACAGCTTGCCCAGCAGCGGAGAGCCTCCTGCCATCTGTGA
- the UAP1L1 gene encoding UDP-N-acetylhexosamine pyrophosphorylase-like protein 1 isoform X2 has translation MASERDVRARLQRAGQEHLLRFCAELAPGPRAALLAELEALEPEALREHCQRAAAACACPPGPEPGLAARLRPLPPERVGSASRCDPETRRLWEEEGFHQIALSKVAVLLLAGGQGTRLGVSYPKGMYQVGLPSGKSLYQLQAERIRRVEQLASERSGTQCAIPWYIMTSEFTLEPTARFFKEHDFFHLDPNSVIMFEQRMLPAVTFDGRAILEKKDKVAMAPDGNGGLYRALSDHQILEDMERRGVEFVHVYCVDNILVRLADPVFVGFCVLRGADCGAKVVEKASPEEPVGVVCQVDGVPQVVEYSEISPETARLRGPDGSLLYHLGNICNHFFTRGFLWAVVSEFEPLLKPHVAVKKVPYVDEEGNLVKPLKPNGIKLEKFVFDVFPFAKNFVAFEVSREEEFSPLKNAASAAGDNPTTTRRALLLQHYRWALQAGAHFLDACGARLPELPSNAGHVSGLEKETTEPPPKSRCSGGPVRATCRAEGCLPAQLAQQRRASCHL, from the exons ATGGCTTCGGAGCGGGACGTGCGCGCCCGGCTGCAGCGCGCGGGCCAGGAACACCTGCTGCGCTTCTGCGCCGAGCTGGCTCCGGGGCCGCGCGCCGCGCTCCTGGCCGAGCTGGAGGCGCTGGAGCCCGAGGCGCTGCGCGAGCACTGCCAGCGCGCGGCTGCGGCCTGCGCGTGCCCCCCGGGCCCGGAGCCCGGCCTGGCCGCGCGCCTGCGGCCCCTGCCCCCTGAGCGCGTGGGCAGCGCGAGCCGGTGCGACCCTGAGACGCGGCGGCTCTGGGAGGAGGAAG GTTTCCACCAGATCGCCCTGAGCAAGGTGGCTGTGCTGCTGCTGGCTGGTGGGCAGGGCACGCGCCTAGGCGTGAGCTACCCCAAGGGCATGTATCAGGTGGGGCTGCCCAGCGGGAAGAGCCTGTACCAGTTGCAGGCAGAACGGATTCGGCGGGTGGAGCAGCTGGCCAGCGAGCGCAGCGGGACCCAGTGCGCCATACCCTG GTACATCATGACGAGTGAGTTCACGCTGGAGCCCACCGCCAGGTTCTTCAAGGAGCACGACTTCTTCCACCTGGACCCCAACAGCGTGATCATGTTTGAGCAGCGCATGCTGCCTGCTGTGACCTTTGATGGCAGGGCCATCCTGGAGAAGAAAGACAAGGTTGCCATGGCCCCAG ATGGCAACGGAGGGCTGTACCGCGCACTGTCAGACCACCAGATTCTAGAGGACATGGAGCGTCGGGGAGTGGAGTTCGTGCACGTGTACTGTGTGGACAACATTCTCGTGCGGCTGGCTGACCCTGTCTTCGTCGGCTTTTGCGTGCTGCGCGGCGCAGACTGTGGGGCCAAG GTGGTGGAAAAGGCGTCCCCGGAGGAGCCGGTGGGGGTGGTGTGCCAGGTGGACGGAGTCCCTCAGGTGGTGGAGTACAGCGAGATCAGCCCCGAGACCGCACGGCTTCGCGGGCCCGATGGGAGCCTCCTCTACCACCTGGGCAACATCTGCAACCACTTTTTCACTCGAGGCTTCCTCTGGGCTGTCGTCAG tgagtttgagcccttgcTGAAGCCACACGTGGCTGTGAAGAAGGTCCCGTACGTGGATGAGGAGGGAAATCTGGTAAAGCCGCTAAAACCAAATGGGATAAAGCTGGAGAAGTTTGTGTTTGATGTGTTCCCGTTCGCTAA GAACTTCGTGGCCTTCGAAGTGTCTCGGGAGGAGGAGTTTTCTCCTCTGAAGAATGCTGCCTCGGCTGCCGGCGACAACCCCACCACGACTCGGCGCGCCCTGCTCCTGCAGCATTACCGCTGGGCCCTGCAGGCAGGGGCCCACTTTCTGGACGCGTGTGGGGCGCGGCtccctgagctgcccag CAATGCAGGTCACGTTTCGGGACTGGAAAAGGAAACGACAGAGCCACCACCTAAATCGCGCTGCTCAGGGGGACCTGTGCGGGCTACCTGCAGGGCTGAGGGGTGTCTTCCAGCCCAG CTTGCCCAGCAGCGGAGAGCCTCCTGCCATCTGTGA